In the Malaya genurostris strain Urasoe2022 chromosome 1, Malgen_1.1, whole genome shotgun sequence genome, one interval contains:
- the LOC131426283 gene encoding uncharacterized protein LOC131426283, translating into MQHLSILTAGWSYIPAGLTFGYLLMLPSFDMYLETMYWPFIVAIITLIISVALTNGLKLNYRKCQFVHLYVQLVAMLFYLAAGLIFLLVTNVVPAIYLASCGLGLTLVSGLSYIHIRAPGRFRSLYMSLCYVWFLAGVAATATVFLVSFNLRLVDYKETVHTRVAICMLSTSFSVIILVAINEMLQREAIVDYKKPLDFDTDIAHESGKLMRSRSESTNLYNNFTNSAPTLTNGGAVPKQWNSSTERIILRDQSTKKNYHNLWVFYMIFTKFQGIIAFYWIFLRLGMEHSVAVFDSTNAGYTIFWFMVLGSLIGTLSMTVLGNKIIFLVASILHTIGLILAVSFNYTNTGNMHVGISMIVFYTFIGASLVIPAINILELSPLNFNESFLAIGTIMELIGIALIQYFGETESAITYKTTQYNKDIIAAHFITMIVLSVLLAIIVIWHMPDTYKKSLAEIHSDMARMTSYFAFVRMMDPIINNHQPVTRAFRESITSEQPEVDEKQLSTRNGHLAVVSQYSERRSDESMERRSPYNDFTDPRYNRRPVPERDFTPTPERDDPYLQEQLQRQHERNYILSRQQQILQRARESPEHVYRPERQPENHYQHRPYNAHVDDYNSERPRSSNSQTNRHGPPLLARQQYYEQFNQERPQPPLPKPSPVHHSPVPSSRELNNPSPMLIRHSKPSQTVKSEPGFVSRPRLQTQQSEAPAPPPLPPADYLTKSLPRIRPERASRETIHPVLVPKPSKPPVEIVPGVEYTSNLRPSEFLRQSRQSMFFRESTAPPDAS; encoded by the exons atgcaacacttgtccatcCTGACAGCTGGCTGGAGCTACATTCCAGCCGGGCTAACATTTGGTTATCTGCTGATGCTTCCGAGCTTCGATATGTACCTGGAGACCATGTACTGGCCGTTCATCGTCGCCATCATCACGCTGATCATCTCAGTGGCGCTAACTAACGGTCTTAAACTGAACTATCGCAAGTGTCAGTTTGTGCACCTGTACGTGCAGTTGGTGGCGATGTTGTTCTATCTTGCTGCCGGATTGATTTTCCTGCTGGTGACCA ATGTCGTTCCCGCTATTTATTTGGCCTCGTGCGGTCTTGGACTAACTCTGGTTTCGGGACTAAGTTACATACACATCCGTGCACCCGGACGCTTCCGGTCGCTGTATATGTCATTGTGTTACGTTTGGTTCCTAGCCGGAGTTGCAGCAACGGCAACTGTTTTTCTAGTCTCCTTTAATCTACGACTCGTTGACTACAAAGAGACAGTGCACACCCGCGTGGCAATCTGCATGCTGTCCACGTCATTTTCCGTCATCATTCTGGTAGCAATCAATGAGATGTTGCAGCGCGAAGCTATTGTGGATTATAAAAAACCGTTGGATTTCGATACGGATATCGCACATGAAAGCGGCAAGCTGATGAGAAGTCGTTCGGAGAGTACGAATTTGTACAATAACTTTACCAATTCAGCTCCTACACTGACGAACGGTGGTGCCGTGCCCAAGCAATGGAACTCGTCGACGGAGCGGATTATTCTGAGAGATCAATCGACGAAGAAAAATTACCACAATTTGTGGGTGTTTTATATGATCTTTACCAAGTTTCAGGGCATCATCGCATTCTATTGGATCTTTCTACGTTTAGGGATGGAACACAGTGTTGCGGTTTTCGATAGCACTAACGCTGGATATACGATTTTTTGGTTTATGGTTTTAGGTTCTCTGATTGGAACACTTTCCATGACAGTTTTGGGGAACAAAATCATCTTTCTTGTGGCTTCTATTTTGCATACAATTGGACTGATATTGGCGGTATCGTTCAACTACACTAATACGGGTAATATGCATGTGGGAATATCTATGATTGTGTTTTACACTTTCATTGGGGCGTCGCTGGTAATTCCAGCGATTAATATTCTGGAACTTTCTCCTTTGAACTTCAACGAATCATTCCTGGCGATTGGCACCATCATGGAATTGATCGGAATTGCTTTGATTCAGTATTTCGGTGAAACGGAGAGCGCCATTACGTACAAAACAACGCAATATAATAAGGACATAATCGCCGCTCATTTCATTACGATGATTGTTCTCAGTGTACTTTTGGCAATAATCGTTATATGGCACATGCCGGATACTTACAAAAAATCTCTTGCCGAAATTCATTCCGATATGGCCCGGATGACGTCGTACTTTGCGTTTGTCAGAATGATGGATCCCATCATAAATAACCACCAACCGGTTACTCGAGCCTTTCGAGAGAGCATTACTTCCGAGCAACCGGAAGTGGACGAGAAGCAGTTGAGTACACGAAATGGTCATTTGGCTGTAGTATCGCAGTATTCCGAACGTCGTAGCGATGAAAGTATGGAACGAAGAAGTCCGTATAACGATTTCACCGATCCACGGTACAATAGGCGGCCGGTACCGGAACGAGATTTCACCCCGACACCGGAACGCGACGATCCTTATCTTCAGGAGCAGCTGCAACGTCAACACGAACGCAATTACATTCTTTCCAGACAGCAACAGATCCTGCAACGGGCCCGGGAATCCCCGGAGCACGTTTATCGACCTGAGAGACAACCAGAAAATCATTACCAGCACCGGCCGTACAACGCTCACGTGGACGACTACAATTCGGAGCGTCCTCGAAGTAGCAATAGCCAAACAAACCGCCACGGTCCTCCGTTGCTTGCTCGGCAGCAATACTATGAACAGTTCAACCAAGAGCGTCCACAACCTCCCTTGCCGAAACCATCTCCAGTTCATCACTCACCTGTGCCATCCAGCCGAGAACTTAATAACCCATCGCCGATGCTGATTCGTCATTCGAAGCCTTCACAAACCGTCAAATCCGAGCCCGGATTTGTGTCACGCCCTCGGCTCCAGACACAACAAAGTGAAGCTCCCGCCCCGCCGCCTCTACCACCGGCAGATTACCTTACCAAATCTCTGCCGCGGATTAGACCCGAACGCGCGTCACGGGAAACCATCCATCCGGTACTGGTTCCGAAACCTAGCAAGCCACCGGTTGAGATTGTTCCGGGCGTAGAGTACACGAGTAATCTGCGACCTTCGGAGTTTCTGCGCCAAAGCCGGCAGTCGATGTTCTTTCGTGAATCCACCGCCCCACCGGATGCCAGTTGA
- the LOC131426285 gene encoding uncharacterized protein LOC131426285 translates to MSRSTAVRAQERRQAIYYVFVYVFCLQIITTNTRTSTLWKLNSEQGKIVSVPVSGGAGRDDSFGGYPVEELTGERGQLLHPDESDEEEESTFAIITATAANYRHNTWNRGEGTTEELLRRLEENPMVSPLTSYSKSAKNASTASETGFRSSSSRDLHKEDTKASDQLDLLTCGKPVNFTHYDDLVGVAQRYEHNPAPEPEVAYLFLKRKAGQSLEHFNIDALERRLRRAMKEQPHTIYLWNQIGNFWRIKGNAGHAIECFRRALSISPTNADTLLNLARVLFNLQYLDDAISLTKRSLEVHPPERSAWRQYFTLGEIFKAYGQLSDSILHLKQALALHPHYEPIRRLIAEAEKIEFASNTTRMQFYTGLIIVVLSLVVLLMVTVMLKTRGSSHGHCNSSALNIAGSGAGDGAFGDDAANDNNNNSTGRLMGPLINGFSLAGFRPAKHFNRAQAMRSLRSVAFRSFRPFRYRK, encoded by the exons ATGAGTAGATCTACGGCGGTCCGAGCTCAGGAGCGCAGGCAGGCCATCTACTACGTGTTTGTTTACGTATTCTGCCTTCAGATTATCACGACGAATACGCGTACCTCCACGCTGTGGAAACTAAACTCGGAACAGGGAAAGATTGTGAGCGTTCCCGTTTCCGGTGGTGCTGGAAGA GATGATTCCTTCGGAGGCTATCCCGTGGAAGAATTGACGGGTGAGCGAGGCCAGTTACTTCATCCGGATGAATCCGACGAAGAGGAAGAGTCAACGTTCGCTATAATAACGGCGACTGCAGCCAACTATCGACATAACACTTGGAATAGGGGCGAAGGCACAACGGAAGAATTATTGCGGCGGCTCGAGGAGAA TCCAATGGTTAGTCCTCTAACTTCCTACAGTAAATCGGCAAAAAACGCAAGCACTGCTAGTGAAACAGGGTTCCGCAGTAGCTCCTCCCGGGATCTGCACAAGGAAGATACAAAAGCCTCCGACCAGCTGGACTTGCTAACCTGTGGTAAACCGGTAAATTTTACCCACTACGATGATCTGGTGGGTGTAGCACAGCGCTACGAGCACAACCCAGCGCCAGAACCAGAAGTTGCCTATTTGTTTCTTAAACGAAAAGCGGGACAATCGCTAGAGCATTTCAACATTGACGCGTTGGAAAGACGGCTACGTCGGGCCATGAAGGAACAACCGCACACCATTTATCTGTGGAATCAAATCGGTAATTTTTGGCGCATCAAGGGAAACGCCGGTCATGCAATCGAGTGTTTTCGCCGAGCATTGTCCATTTCTCCCACTAATGCAGACACACTGCTGAATCTAGCCCGGGTGCTGTTTAATTTGCAATATCTGGACGATGCCATTAGTCTTACCAAACG ATCTCTGGAGGTACACCCACCGGAACGCAGTGCGTGGCGACAGTACTTTACTCTGGGTGAAATCTTCAAGGCATACGGACAGCTATCTGATTCGATACTGCATCTGAAGCAGGCGCTGGCGCTTCATCCACATTACGAACCGATCCGACGGCTGATTGCCGAGGCTGAAAAGATTGAGTTTGCATCCAATACAACACGGATGCAGTTCTACACGGGGCTAATCATTGTGGTGTTG TCATTGGTTGTCCTTCTGATGGTGACCGTCATGCTCAAAACCAGAGGCTCTAGTCACGGCCATTGCAACAGCTCGGCTCTCAATATTGCTGGTTCGGGTGCGGGTGATGGTGCTTTCGGAGACGATGCCGCTAacgataacaacaataacagcaCTGGTCGTCTGATGGGACCACTTatcaatggattttcgctggcTGGTTTTCGACCGGCCAAGCATTTTAACCGAGCTCAGGCGATGCGTTCGCTCCGGAGTGTCGCTTTTCGTTCGTTCCGCCCGTTCAGGTATCGAAAGTAA
- the LOC131426286 gene encoding zinc finger protein 845-like has protein sequence MDFFLQRDGILKEEEPENSPAALSPSSAPTTDIPIKLEYQICDEEFTQKSDLHKDGIVPKGEQVYSCEICGGQFSMKKALNKHMIVHTDNQQFMCNVCGKEFQCYQRLKDHTNIHTGERPYNCTACEKNFWSKQMLTRHMHIHTSQGSYKCIVCGKEFPIKGYLTNHMYIHQSEYKYKCEVCGKGFNVGSTLARHKRIHSNEKFKCTICEKDFSTKYNLITHMKIHANDYEHKCDVCGKGFISKSRLKVHKNIHTGERPYKCTVCGKDFNSKTKLLGHIRLHTSERPFKCTVCGKEFAIKRYLTQHMSIHQSVYKYKCEDCGKYFHNGTSFESHQRIHSNENFKCTICEKDYSNKCYFSIHMKMHVNNYVHKLHKCDVCDRGFISKSLLKDHENSHTGERPYKCTVCGKDFHSKKALSDHMRRHTSERPFKCTVCGKDFVIMGYLSRHMRTHTDDYNHKCDVCGKGFVTRALLEDHERLHTGERPFKCTVCGKEYANKGYLTKHMSNHQSVQSVFEYKCEECGKNFRNAASFAEHKRIHRNGKVKCTICDKDYNTNYELRRHMNFHTEGYEHKCDVCGKGFMTRLRLKEHENSHTGERPYKCTVCGKDFHRKVNLSVHLQIHTSERPFICTVCGKDFAVKYYLYRHMFIHKSEYTYKCEVCGKGMNDRTSFVRHKRIHTNEKFKCTVCGKDFTTTYYLKKHTLSHTAPS, from the coding sequence ATGGATTTTTTCCTTCAACGAGATGGGATATTAAAAGAGGAAGAGCCCGAAAACAGCCCGGCAGCCCTTTCCCCATCGTCCGCTCCAACAACCGATATTCCAATAAAGCTCGAATATCAGATTTGTGATGAAGAGTTCACACAGAAAAGTGATCTTCATAAAGACGGTATAGTACCTAAAGGTGAACAGGTTTATAGTTGCGAAATTTGCGGGGGACAATTTTCAATGAAGAAAGCCCTGAACAAGCACATGATCGTTCATACTGATAACCAGCAATTTATGTGTAATGTGTGTGGCAAAGAATTCCAGTGTTATCAGCGGTTAAAGGACCACACAAATATTCACACTGGCGAGCGTCCGTACAATTGCACTGCATGCGAAAAAAACTTCTGGTCTAAACAGATGCTTACTCGACACATGCACATTCACACGAGCCAGGGTTCGTACAAATGCATTGTATGCGGGAAAGAATTTCCTATTAAGGGTTATCTAACTAATCACATGTATATTCACCAAAGTGAGTACAAATATAAATGCGAAGTGTGTGGCAAAGGCTTTAATGTGGGTTCTACCCTCGCGAGACACAAACGCATTCATTCAAACGAGAAGTTCAAATGCACCATATGCGAGAAAGATTTTTCCACTAAGTATAATCTTATCACACACATGAAAATTCATGCGAATGATTACGAGCATAAGTGCGATGTGTGTGGCAAAGGATTTATTTCCAAATCCCGTTTgaaagttcacaaaaatattcacacagGTGAACGGCCTTACAAATGCACTGTATGCGGAAAGGACTTTAAtagcaaaacaaaacttttaggACACATTCGACTTCACACAAGCGAGCGACCGTTTAAATGCACTGTATGTGGAAAAGAATTTGCCATTAAGCGTTACTTAACTCAACACATGTCTATTCACCAAAGTGTGTACAAATATAAGTGCGAAGATTGTGGCAAATACTTTCATAATGGTACTAGTTTCGAGAGCCACCAACGCATTCATTCGAACGAGAATTTCAAATGCACCATATGCGAGAAAGATTACTCTAATAAGTGTTATTTTAGCATACACATGAAAATGCATGTAAATAATTACGTGCATAAGTTGCATAAGTGCGATGTGTGCGACAGAGGATTTATCTCCAAATCACTTTTGAAAGACCACGAAAATAGTCACACAGGTGAACGGCCTTACAAATGCACTGTATGCGGAAAGGACTTTCATAGTAAAAAAGCACTTTCGGATCACATGCGACGTCACACAAGCGAGCGACCGTTCAAATGCACCGTATGTGGAAAAGATTTCGTAATTATGGGTTACCTATCCAGACACATGCGCACTCACACGGATGATTATAATCATAAGTGTGACGTTTGTGGCAAAGGATTTGTAACCAGAGCCCTCTTGGAAGATCATGAACGCCTTCATACAGGAGAGCGACCGTTCAAATGCACTGTATGTGGAAAAGAATATGCCAATAAGGGTTACTTAACTAAACACATGTCTAATCACCAAAGTGTGCAAAGTGTGTTTGAATATAAGTGCGAAGAATGTGGCAAAAACTTTCGTAATGCTGCTAGCTTCGCGGAACACAAACGCATTCATAGGAACGGGAAGGTTAAATGCACCATTTGCGATAAAGATTATAACACTAACTATGAACTTAGAAGACACATGAATTTCCATACAGAAGGTTACGAGCATAAGTGTGATGTTTGTGGCAAAGGATTCATGACCAGATTACGCTTGAAAGAACATGAAAACAGTCATACAGGAGAGCGACCGTACAAATGCACTGTATGTGGAAAAGACTTTCATCGTAAAGTAAATCTTTCTGTACACCTACAGATTCACACAAGCGAGCGACCGTTCATATGCACCGTATGTGGAAAAGATTTCGCGGTTAAGTATTACCTATATAGACACATGTTTATTCACAAAAGTGAGTACACATACAAGTGTGAAGTGTGTGGTAAAGGCATGAATGATAGAACAAGCTTCGTGAGACACAAACGCATTCATACGAACGAGAAGTTTAAATGCACCGTATGTGGAAAAGATTTTACAACTACGTATTATCTAAAAAAGCACACGCTTAGTCACACTGCACCATCGTGA
- the LOC131426287 gene encoding probable nuclear transport factor 2: MALNPQYEQIGNGFVTQYYGMFDNPATRANLVALYNVEHSFMTFEGQQIQGAAKIQEKLQSLTFQKINRAITAIDSQPMFDGGVLINVLGRLQCDDDPPHAYSQTFILKPLDNSYFCAHDVFRLSIHNSV, from the exons ATGGCACTCAACCCGCAGTACGAACAGATCGGCAACGGTTTCGTCACTCAATACTACGGGATGTTCGACAATCCTGCCACACGGGCAAACCTAGTTGCTCTCTATAAT GTTGAGCATTCTTTTATGACGTTCGAAGGTCAACAAATCCAAGGAGCTgcaaaaatacaagaaaaattACAA AGCTTAACCTTCCAAAAGATAAATCGAGCAATAACAGCGATCGATTCCCAGCCAATGTTTGACGGTGGTGTCCTGATCAATGTCCTCGGTAGATTGCAA TGCGACGATGATCCTCCACATGCCTACTCGCAAACGTTCATCCTGAAGCCGTTGGATAATTCCTACTTCTGTGCACACGATGTATTCCGTCTAAGCATCCACAATAGTGTGTGA
- the LOC131426290 gene encoding T-complex protein 1 subunit beta, whose product MVSLNPVRILKNEAEEEKGEIARLSSFVGAIAIGDLVKSTLGPKGMDKILVSHGRNAGQIQVTNDGATILKAVGVDNPAAKILVDMSRVQDDEVGDGTTSVTVLASELLREAEKLIEKKLHPQTIIAGWRAATKAARDTLIGSAQDNSADAEKFREDLMNIARTTLSSKILSQHKEHFTKLAVDAVLRLKGSGEMTAIQLIKKTGGCLEDSFLDEGFLLDKKPGVHQPKRVENAKILIANTPMDTDKIKVFGSNIKVDSMAKIAELEVAEKEKMKDKVNKILNHSCNVFINRQLIYNYPEQLFADAGVMAIEHADFDGIERLALVTGGEIVSTFDNPGNVKLGRCDLIEQVMIGEDTLLRFSGVPLGEACTIVIRGATQQIIDEAERSLHDALCVLTATVKETRIVYGGGCSETLMATSVFKLAAETPGKEAMAIESFGRALLQLPITIADNAGYDSAQLISELRAGHSQGKSTLGLNMYEGKVGCMKELGITESFAVKRQVLMSASEAAEMILRVDNIIKCAPRKRVPDRGYC is encoded by the exons ATG GTTTCGCTCAATCCGGTCCGTATTTTAAAGAACGAAGCAGAGGAGGAAAAGGGAGAAATCGCTCGGCTGTCGTCGTTCGTGGGAGCGATTGCCATCGGCGATCTGGTCAAAAGTACACTGGGACCCAAGGGGATGGACAAGATTTTAGTCTCTCATGGTCGTAACGCTGGTCAGATTCAGGTCACCAACGACGGGGCTACAATTCTGAAAGCCGTCGGTGTTGATAATCCCGCTGCAAAGATTCTGGTTGATATGAGTCGCGTTCAGGACGATGAGGTCGGCGACGGAACTACGTCGGTCACGGTGCTTGCGTCGGAACTGCTTCGAGAGGCGGAGAAGCTGATCGAGAAAAAGTTACATCCACAAACGATTATTGCCGGATGGAGAGCTGCGACCAAAGCTGCGAGGGACACTCTGATTGGGTCTGCTCAGGATAACTCTGCGGATGCCGAAAAGTTCCGGGAAGATCTGATGAACATTGCAAGGACCACACTGAGTTCGAAAATTTTATCGCAGCACAAGGAACACTTTACGAAACTGGCGGTCGATGCCGTACTCCGGTTGAAAGGTTCAGGTGAAATGACTGCCATTCAGTTGATCAAAAAGACCGGCGGTTGCTTGGAGGATTCCTTCCTGGACGAGGGTTTCTTGTTGGACAAAAAACCCGGTGTACATCAGCCGAAGCGTGTAGAGAATGCAAAGATTCTTATTGCGAACACTCCGATGGACACGGATAAAATAAAGGTGTTTGGTTCGAATATTAAAGTGGATTCGATGGCAAAAATTGCGGAACTTGAG GTCGCAGAAAAGGAAAAGATGAAAGACAAAGTCAACAAAATTCTCAATCACAGCTGCAACGTTTTCATCAATCGTCAGCTGATTTACAATTATCCGGAGCAGTTGTTTGCCGATGCGGGTGTAATGGCCATAGAACATGCCGACTTTGATGGCATTGAGCGTTTGGCGCTGGTCACCGGTGGGGAAATTGTATCTACATTCGATAACCCGGGCAATGTTAAACTGGGTCGTTGTGATCTGATCGAGCAGGTTATGATAGGTGAGGACACTTTGCTGCGTTTCAGCGGTGTCCCTCTGGGCGAAGCCTGCACCATTGTGATTCGTGGTGCCACGCAGCAGATTATCGATGAAGCGGAACGTTCACTGCACGATGCCTTATGTGTGCTGACAGCGACCGTTAAGGAGACTCGCATCGTTTACGGTGGAGGTTGCTCGGAAACGCTAATGGCAACGTCCGTTTTCAAACTAGCCGCTGAGACTCCTGGCAAGGAAGCAATGGCTATTGAATCGTTCGGTCGAGCGCTGTTGCAACTTCCGATCACGATTGCGGATAATGCCGGTTATGATTCCGCCCAGTTGATCTCGGAACTTCGGGCAGGACATTCGCAGGGAAAGTCCACATTGGGACTGAACATGTACGAAGGTAAAGTGGGTTGCATGAAGGAACTGGGAATCACCGAATCGTTCGCTGTCAAGAGACAGGTGCTGATGTCTGCTTCCGAAGCCGCCGAGATGATTCTGCGTGTGGACAACATTATCAAATGTGCACCAAGGAAGCGTGTGCCGGATCGTGGCTACTGCTAA